The Spirosoma foliorum genome has a window encoding:
- a CDS encoding bile acid:sodium symporter family protein: MNAYKLVLSLGGLCLFIAFYLIFTGSLAQAGPFFIAFFVALAIGFRGYEALRGFSYTVVIFASVTTALYYPTYFVEVNGFKLSGLITPLIQLIMFGMGTSMSAEDFVGVVKMPKGVFIGVVSHFLIMPLLGFTLANLSGLPPEIAAGIILIGCSPNGMASNVISYLAKANLALSITITAISTTISPFVTPFLMKLLAGAFVQIDALHMMWDIIKMVILPIGAGLLFNKFLSGKSKWLDEAMPVVSMFGIAFIIVVITAAGRTNLLTIGPLLIGLVLIHNLCGYLLGYSSARLFKMDERDCRTIAIEVGMQNGGLASGIANQMGKMATVGLAPAIFGPLMNITGSILASWWHRKAKDVTSSTVPANEYTKH, translated from the coding sequence ATGAATGCTTACAAATTAGTGCTAAGCTTGGGTGGGCTGTGCCTATTTATTGCTTTTTACTTGATATTTACCGGGTCGCTCGCTCAGGCAGGGCCATTTTTTATTGCCTTTTTTGTGGCTTTGGCCATTGGTTTTAGAGGCTATGAGGCATTAAGAGGCTTTTCTTATACCGTTGTCATTTTCGCTTCCGTTACGACAGCCCTGTATTACCCAACCTATTTTGTGGAAGTCAATGGGTTTAAGCTATCAGGCCTGATCACTCCACTCATTCAGTTAATCATGTTTGGCATGGGTACGTCGATGAGCGCCGAGGATTTTGTTGGAGTCGTCAAAATGCCTAAAGGAGTTTTCATTGGCGTAGTGAGTCATTTTCTAATCATGCCGCTACTAGGTTTTACCCTGGCAAATCTGAGCGGGCTACCTCCCGAAATTGCGGCTGGCATCATTTTGATCGGCTGCTCGCCCAATGGTATGGCGTCGAATGTCATCTCGTATCTGGCCAAAGCCAATCTGGCGCTTTCGATTACCATTACCGCCATTTCGACCACTATCTCCCCGTTCGTTACGCCCTTCTTAATGAAGCTACTGGCGGGTGCTTTTGTCCAGATTGACGCCCTCCACATGATGTGGGACATTATCAAAATGGTGATTTTGCCGATCGGGGCTGGCTTATTGTTTAACAAGTTTCTGAGCGGCAAATCGAAATGGCTCGATGAGGCCATGCCAGTGGTATCAATGTTCGGTATTGCTTTCATCATTGTCGTAATCACGGCAGCCGGTAGAACCAATCTCTTGACTATTGGGCCTCTATTGATTGGCTTGGTGCTCATTCACAACCTATGCGGGTATTTGCTTGGCTATTCGTCGGCCCGCTTATTTAAGATGGACGAACGCGACTGCCGGACTATTGCTATTGAAGTGGGTATGCAGAATGGCGGATTAGCCTCTGGCATCGCCAATCAAATGGGAAAGATGGCAACGGTTGGTCTGGCTCCGGCCATTTTTGGCCCACTGATGAATATTACGGGTTCCATTCTGGCTTCCTGGTGGCACCGTAAAGCGAAAGATGTAACGAGTTCAACCGTTCCTGCCAATGAATATACGAAGCATTGA